The following are encoded in a window of Alphaproteobacteria bacterium genomic DNA:
- a CDS encoding type II toxin-antitoxin system VapC family toxin — MSDPFFDTNIVIDWLLRRAQARAELFRYPRHRISRIVWTEVIAGEPLESRAEVQQLIEPFEVVELDARIAAAAADIRHRSRMKLLDAFILATAQVNGAVLVTRNTRDFPANMPGVHVPYTL, encoded by the coding sequence ATGTCCGATCCCTTTTTCGACACGAATATCGTTATCGACTGGCTGCTCCGCCGCGCGCAGGCGCGAGCGGAGCTCTTCCGCTATCCGCGCCACCGCATCAGCAGGATCGTTTGGACGGAGGTAATCGCCGGCGAACCGCTCGAAAGCCGGGCGGAGGTTCAGCAGTTGATCGAGCCTTTCGAGGTGGTCGAGCTGGACGCGCGGATCGCCGCGGCCGCCGCGGACATCCGGCACCGTTCGCGGATGAAGCTGCTCGATGCCTTCATCCTCGCGACGGCGCAGGTGAACGGCGCGGTCCTCGTCACGCGTAACACCAGGGACTTCCCGGCGAACATGCCAGGGGTTCATGTACCCTACACTTTGTAG
- a CDS encoding CopG family transcriptional regulator: protein MRTLIDIPDDDIEKLDALAAKRKQSRAAAIREAVILYLARNSNNDWIDRGYGHWSGRADIRDGLEYQLAIREDRTFD from the coding sequence ATGCGCACGCTGATCGACATTCCCGATGACGATATTGAAAAGCTCGATGCCTTGGCCGCCAAGCGCAAGCAATCCCGTGCGGCGGCGATTCGCGAGGCCGTGATCCTTTACCTGGCGCGCAATTCGAACAACGACTGGATCGACCGCGGCTATGGCCATTGGTCGGGCCGCGCGGACATCCGGGATGGATTGGAATACCAGCTCGCCATTCGCGAGGATCGGACCTTCGACTGA
- the glmU gene encoding bifunctional UDP-N-acetylglucosamine diphosphorylase/glucosamine-1-phosphate N-acetyltransferase GlmU — protein sequence MTRARPFAAIILAAGKGTRMKSDVHKVLHPIAGRAMLDHLLGIVDTLAPARKIVVVGAGREQVQALVEARGGELVVQDRQLGTAHAVRQAEANLAGFEGDVLILYGDVPLIEAETMAHMLTRLNAPDSPAAVVVGFRPADPQAYGRILAAPDGTIEKMVEYKDATPQERAVDLCNSGLMAARAEDLFALLARVGNDNAAGEYYLPDVVMLAGRDGRKSAVIEAEPWEMAGVNSRAELALVEAEWQRRRRLEAMADGVTLVAPDTVWFAHDTRIGRDTVIEPNVVFGPGVTIGERVTVKAFSHIEGAVIAAGAQVGPYARLRPGADIGEDARIGNFVEVKKAKLGKGAKANHLAYLGDAEIGAGANIGAGTITCNYDGFFKYRTVIGDGAFIGSNSALVAPVTIGDGALVGAGSVITRDVQPDAVALGRGVQTEKPGGAKRFRTAMAAKKEKTS from the coding sequence ATGACGCGCGCCCGCCCCTTTGCCGCCATCATCCTCGCTGCCGGTAAGGGCACGCGAATGAAGTCCGACGTGCACAAGGTGCTTCACCCGATCGCCGGCCGGGCGATGCTCGATCATCTGCTCGGAATCGTCGACACGCTCGCTCCGGCGCGCAAGATCGTCGTCGTCGGGGCCGGCCGGGAGCAGGTCCAGGCCCTCGTCGAGGCGCGCGGCGGCGAGCTCGTCGTCCAGGATCGGCAGCTCGGCACGGCCCACGCCGTGCGCCAGGCCGAAGCGAACCTCGCCGGCTTCGAAGGCGACGTCCTAATCCTCTACGGCGACGTCCCGCTGATCGAGGCCGAGACGATGGCCCATATGCTGACGCGGCTGAACGCGCCGGACTCGCCCGCGGCGGTCGTGGTCGGGTTCCGCCCCGCCGATCCGCAGGCCTATGGCCGGATTCTCGCGGCGCCCGACGGAACCATTGAAAAGATGGTCGAATATAAGGACGCGACTCCGCAGGAGCGCGCAGTGGACCTCTGCAATTCGGGGCTGATGGCGGCGCGCGCCGAAGATCTGTTCGCCTTGCTCGCCCGGGTCGGCAACGACAATGCGGCCGGCGAATATTATCTTCCCGACGTGGTGATGCTCGCCGGGCGGGACGGCCGCAAGTCGGCCGTGATCGAGGCCGAACCATGGGAGATGGCCGGCGTCAACAGCCGCGCCGAGCTGGCCCTGGTCGAGGCCGAGTGGCAGCGGCGCCGCCGGCTCGAGGCTATGGCGGACGGAGTCACCCTGGTTGCCCCGGACACCGTCTGGTTCGCCCACGACACCCGGATCGGGCGCGACACGGTGATCGAGCCCAACGTGGTTTTCGGCCCCGGAGTCACGATCGGCGAGCGGGTCACGGTGAAGGCGTTCAGCCATATCGAAGGCGCTGTCATCGCGGCGGGCGCACAGGTGGGTCCCTATGCGCGTCTTCGTCCCGGCGCCGACATCGGCGAGGACGCCCGGATCGGCAATTTCGTCGAAGTGAAGAAGGCGAAGCTGGGCAAGGGCGCCAAAGCCAATCATCTCGCCTATCTCGGCGACGCGGAGATCGGCGCGGGCGCGAACATCGGCGCGGGCACGATCACCTGCAATTATGACGGCTTCTTCAAATATCGGACGGTGATCGGCGACGGAGCCTTTATCGGCTCCAACAGCGCACTCGTTGCCCCGGTGACGATCGGCGACGGCGCCCTGGTTGGCGCGGGCTCGGTGATCACCAGAGATGTGCAGCCGGACGCCGTGGCGCTGGGCCGGGGCGTCCAGACCGAAAAGCCGGGCGGCGCCAAGCGTTTCCGCACGGCGATGGCGGCCAAGAAAGAGAAAACGAGTTGA
- the gph gene encoding phosphoglycolate phosphatase (PGP is an essential enzyme in the glycolate salvage pathway in higher organisms (photorespiration in plants). Phosphoglycolate results from the oxidase activity of RubisCO in the Calvin cycle when concentrations of carbon dioxide are low relative to oxygen. This enzyme is a member of the Haloacid Dehalogenase (HAD) superfamily of aspartate-nucleophile hydrolase enzymes (PF00702).), giving the protein MVSFPFDVVAFDLDGTLADTSPDIAAALNLMLGDLGRPPLKPEHIRSLIGDGAKSLIRKALAATGEAGDALVEEGYPIYLDRYGDNVCAGTVRYPHVEQAMDDLAARGVRLALCTNKPEALTRKLLDALGWSERFAAIVGGDSLPWRKPDARPLLETLERVGGGRMAFVGDSIIDAETAQAAGIPFIAVSFGFSDLPTTEFGADAVIDDYAELIDVLERL; this is encoded by the coding sequence ATGGTCTCATTTCCTTTCGACGTCGTCGCCTTCGATCTCGACGGCACACTCGCAGACACGTCGCCCGACATCGCTGCGGCCTTGAACCTGATGCTCGGCGATCTCGGGCGGCCGCCGCTGAAGCCCGAACATATTCGCTCGTTGATCGGCGACGGCGCCAAATCGCTGATCCGCAAGGCGCTGGCGGCCACGGGCGAGGCTGGCGATGCCCTCGTCGAAGAGGGCTATCCGATTTACCTCGACCGTTACGGCGACAACGTCTGCGCCGGCACGGTCCGCTATCCCCATGTCGAGCAAGCAATGGACGATCTGGCCGCGCGCGGCGTGCGGCTCGCGCTCTGCACGAACAAGCCGGAGGCGCTGACCCGCAAGCTGCTCGACGCGCTCGGCTGGTCCGAGCGCTTCGCCGCCATAGTTGGCGGCGACAGCTTGCCATGGCGCAAGCCGGACGCGCGTCCCCTGCTCGAGACCCTGGAGCGCGTCGGCGGCGGTCGGATGGCCTTCGTCGGCGATTCGATCATCGACGCTGAGACGGCGCAAGCGGCAGGCATCCCATTCATCGCCGTCAGCTTCGGCTTTTCCGACCTTCCGACGACCGAGTTCGGGGCCGACGCGGTGATCGACGACTATGCCGAGCTGATCGATGTGCTGGAGCGCCTTTAG
- a CDS encoding nucleotidyltransferase family protein — MKAAGLLARALSDPHGTAIEDWNALISAARAEQLIGSLACRMEGRAVPPRVAAIFDAARRDSARQRTQALWEAEMARRALAPLGVPVILLKGTAFHAAGLEASAGRSVGDLDILVPRESLDAVEAALLAAGWEHVKDTKGYDDGYYRRWMHELPPLIHRDRDRMIDVHHTILPPTARPSPDAGALIADSVALENGLRTLSPADMIVHAAAHLFADGDLAGGLRNLWDIDRLLREFDSDDFRRTLDARARRHQLAGPVARALRLAHRLYGTPAGAGRARLSDRLFEARLLARNGWGQERRKLIRFFFYVRSHWLRMPPLMLARHLWIKATR; from the coding sequence GTGAAGGCCGCCGGGCTTCTCGCTCGCGCCCTGAGCGATCCGCACGGGACGGCGATCGAGGACTGGAATGCGCTCATCAGCGCCGCGCGCGCCGAGCAACTTATCGGCAGCCTCGCCTGCCGCATGGAGGGCCGCGCCGTTCCACCGCGCGTCGCGGCTATATTCGACGCCGCTCGCCGCGACTCCGCCCGCCAGCGCACACAGGCGCTGTGGGAGGCGGAGATGGCCCGCCGTGCGCTCGCCCCGCTCGGCGTGCCGGTGATTCTGCTGAAGGGCACCGCCTTCCACGCCGCCGGACTGGAAGCCAGCGCCGGGCGCAGCGTCGGCGATCTCGACATCCTCGTGCCCCGCGAATCCCTCGACGCGGTCGAAGCGGCGCTGCTGGCCGCCGGCTGGGAGCATGTGAAGGACACCAAGGGATATGACGACGGTTATTACCGCCGCTGGATGCACGAGCTGCCCCCGCTGATCCACCGGGACCGCGACCGGATGATCGACGTGCACCACACGATCCTGCCCCCGACGGCGCGGCCCAGCCCCGACGCTGGGGCGCTGATCGCGGACAGCGTCGCGCTCGAAAACGGGCTTCGCACGCTTTCGCCGGCGGACATGATCGTCCACGCTGCGGCGCATCTCTTCGCGGACGGCGACCTTGCTGGCGGTCTCAGGAATCTCTGGGACATCGATCGTCTGCTGCGCGAGTTCGATTCGGACGATTTCCGGCGGACGCTCGATGCCCGCGCGCGGCGTCACCAGCTTGCCGGCCCGGTCGCTCGCGCGCTGCGGCTTGCGCACCGCCTTTACGGCACCCCGGCTGGGGCCGGCCGCGCGCGCCTGTCCGACCGGCTCTTCGAGGCACGCCTGCTCGCCCGCAACGGATGGGGCCAGGAGCGCCGCAAATTGATCCGCTTTTTCTTCTACGTGCGCTCGCACTGGCTTCGAATGCCGCCGCTGATGCTTGCGCGGCACCTATGGATCAAAGCCACGCGCTAA
- a CDS encoding HprK-related kinase A: MRHQFDVQIGAVGFRIGSAWPGPLDALADLYRGYPAPEGGIADFTVRLEPEKPWRRFLRPSVAIRGDYVLPDAAPLPLALGLLAAEMGMNLQMALGQKNWLLLHAASVEKDGRALILTGESGAGKSTLAALLGERGWRLMGDEFALLDLESGMLLPFPRAVSLKNKAIAVMEAEAEAARFGPRLAGTPKGDIRHLRPNREAVERMGEGARPALILFPRFGAEAAVRAVGQAETFMRLTQASTNYVALGEPGFTALTRLVRAVPALAIDYPDTATALGLVEDFRQELAA, translated from the coding sequence ATGAGGCACCAGTTCGACGTGCAGATCGGCGCGGTGGGCTTTCGCATCGGCAGCGCCTGGCCCGGGCCGCTCGACGCGCTCGCCGATCTCTACCGCGGCTATCCCGCGCCCGAGGGGGGCATCGCCGATTTCACCGTGCGGCTCGAGCCCGAGAAGCCCTGGCGGCGATTCCTTCGCCCCTCGGTGGCGATCCGCGGCGATTACGTCCTGCCCGACGCCGCGCCCCTGCCCTTGGCCCTGGGCCTGCTCGCGGCCGAGATGGGCATGAACCTGCAAATGGCGCTCGGCCAGAAGAACTGGCTCCTTCTCCACGCCGCAAGCGTCGAGAAGGACGGGCGCGCGCTCATTCTCACAGGCGAATCCGGCGCGGGCAAATCGACTCTCGCCGCGCTTCTCGGCGAGCGCGGCTGGCGCCTGATGGGCGACGAATTCGCCCTGCTCGACCTGGAAAGCGGCATGCTGCTTCCCTTCCCGCGCGCGGTCAGCCTCAAGAACAAGGCGATCGCAGTGATGGAGGCGGAGGCCGAGGCCGCGCGCTTCGGCCCGCGCCTCGCCGGCACGCCCAAGGGCGACATCCGTCACCTGCGGCCCAATCGGGAGGCGGTCGAGCGGATGGGGGAGGGCGCGAGGCCGGCGCTCATTCTCTTCCCGCGCTTCGGTGCCGAAGCGGCCGTGCGTGCGGTCGGGCAGGCGGAGACGTTCATGCGGCTCACGCAGGCCTCGACCAACTATGTCGCGCTCGGGGAGCCGGGTTTTACGGCGCTGACCCGGCTCGTCCGCGCCGTGCCCGCGCTCGCCATCGACTATCCCGACACGGCGACCGCGCTCGGCCTGGTCGAGGATTTCCGGCAGGAGCTTGCCGCGTGA
- a CDS encoding HPr-rel-A system PqqD family peptide chaperone: MADPVYIADCGAVRSVPLDGLTVVYHVSSGMTHIVAPPAPEILDALGAGPADAAELLRRLGARFAFEGGEVIHARLNELEAAGLVRRA, translated from the coding sequence ATGGCCGATCCCGTCTATATCGCGGATTGCGGAGCGGTTCGTTCGGTCCCGCTCGATGGCCTCACGGTCGTCTATCATGTATCCTCCGGCATGACCCACATCGTCGCGCCGCCGGCGCCGGAAATCCTCGACGCGCTGGGCGCGGGCCCCGCCGACGCCGCCGAGCTGCTCCGCCGCCTGGGCGCCCGTTTCGCGTTCGAGGGCGGCGAGGTCATCCATGCCCGGCTGAACGAGCTTGAGGCGGCCGGTCTGGTGCGACGGGCATGA